The nucleotide window CGAAGCGGTTCTTGAAGGCGCGGATCAGACGGTGCGATGAATGGGTATCGCCTTCGAAATACAGCACCGTATCGACGATATGCTCCAGCACGCGCGGCCCCGCCAGGCTGCCCTCCTTGGTCACATGGCCGACCAGGATGATGGTGGTGCCGCTGCTCTTGGCGATGCGCGTGAGCTGCGCCGCGCATTCGCGCACCTGCGCCACCGATCCCGGCGCCGAGGTCAGCGCCTCGGAGTACAGCGTCTGGATCGAATCGATCACCGCCACCTCGGGCTTTTCCACTTCCAGCGTGGCCTGGATCTTCTCCAGCTGGATTTCGGCCAAGAGTCCCAGCGACGGGCTTTCCACGCCCAGGCGCTGCGCGCGCAGCGCGATCTGCGCGCCCGATTCCTCGCCGCTGACATAGAGCACGCGGCGCTGGCCGGCCAGATTGGCCAGCGCCTGCAGCAGCAGCGTGGACTTGCCGATGCCGGGGTCGCCGCCGATCAGCACCACGCCGCCCGATACCAGGCCGCCGCCGAGCACCCGGTCGAACTCGTCGATGCCGCTGGAAAAGCGCGGCACGTCGGCCGCCTCGATCTCCGCCAGCTTGCGCACCGTGGCCGATGCCGCCAGCGGCTGGAAGCGCTTGTTCGCGGCGGATTCCGCCACGGTCTCCACCAGCGTGTTCCATTGCTGGCAATGCGGGCACTGGCCGGCCCAGCGCGGCGTGGTGCCGCCGCATTCGGTACAGGTGTAGACAGTCTTGCTCTTGGCCAACGGAGGTCCTTGCAGAAAAAATCGAGCCGGGCCTGAAGCGACCAGGCCCGTTTATCGGTGCAAATCAGGCTACATCAGGCGACCACGGGCGCGGCGCTGTCCGATGCCGTGATGGTCGCCACCGTGGTCGGCACGCGCGGCGCCAGCGCGCACATCAGCTCGTAGCCGACCGTGCCGCTGGCCTGCGCCACTTCGTCGATCGGCAGGCCCTGGCCCCACAGCGTGACGGGGCTGCCGACGCGGGCCTTGGGGCACGGCGTCAGGT belongs to Cupriavidus taiwanensis and includes:
- the radA gene encoding DNA repair protein RadA, which codes for MAKSKTVYTCTECGGTTPRWAGQCPHCQQWNTLVETVAESAANKRFQPLAASATVRKLAEIEAADVPRFSSGIDEFDRVLGGGLVSGGVVLIGGDPGIGKSTLLLQALANLAGQRRVLYVSGEESGAQIALRAQRLGVESPSLGLLAEIQLEKIQATLEVEKPEVAVIDSIQTLYSEALTSAPGSVAQVRECAAQLTRIAKSSGTTIILVGHVTKEGSLAGPRVLEHIVDTVLYFEGDTHSSHRLIRAFKNRFGAVNELGVFAMTERGLRGISNPSALFLSHHEETVPGSCVLVTQEGTRPLLVEIQALVDTAHVPNPRRLAVGLEQNRLALLLAVLHRHAGIACFDQDVFLNAVGGVKITEPAADLAVLLSIHSSMRNKPLPRGLVVFGEVGLAGEIRPSPRGQERLKEAAKLGFTLAVIPKANAPKQKIDELDVIAVERIEQAIDRVRHLD